In a genomic window of Campylobacter concisus:
- a CDS encoding ABC transporter substrate-binding protein, with protein sequence MLAGELLKSHFAKFDLVAVLSKFLEQSHFDKEKFDLLKQNNFKILDKNIKQEIVGTAGFKEFFDKKFQSFLCELMQSKVLIISGKEYKFSELEIYTCFDANTYKRQCEAGEIYFHNFGFDISFKSEPSLYGGVLVRSLKSLSGQKFIFGPRKCALHILNSKMSNLNFDLKEADFRKNEITFTPRIRSFGDENQQKNDCLRVFTAEFEKALEFDENYKKRLNAYKKG encoded by the coding sequence ATGCTAGCTGGCGAGCTACTTAAAAGCCATTTTGCTAAATTTGATCTGGTGGCAGTGCTTAGTAAATTTTTAGAGCAAAGTCATTTTGATAAAGAAAAATTTGACCTGCTTAAACAAAATAACTTTAAAATTTTAGATAAAAATATAAAGCAAGAGATAGTTGGGACTGCTGGCTTTAAAGAGTTTTTTGATAAGAAATTTCAGAGCTTTTTATGCGAGCTTATGCAAAGTAAAGTTTTAATTATTTCTGGCAAAGAGTATAAATTTAGCGAGCTTGAAATTTATACTTGTTTTGACGCAAATACCTACAAAAGGCAGTGCGAGGCAGGAGAGATTTACTTTCATAACTTTGGATTTGATATATCTTTTAAAAGCGAGCCATCGCTTTATGGTGGCGTTTTAGTAAGAAGCCTAAAGTCCTTAAGCGGGCAAAAATTTATCTTTGGGCCAAGAAAATGTGCCTTGCATATCTTAAATAGCAAAATGAGTAATTTAAACTTTGATCTAAAAGAGGCTGATTTTAGAAAAAATGAGATTACTTTTACACCACGTATTAGATCATTTGGCGATGAAAACCAGCAAAAAAATGATTGTCTTAGAGTATTTACTGCTGAGTTTGAAAAAGCCTTAGAGTTTGATGAAAATTATAAAAAGAGATTAAATGCCTATAAAAAGGGGTGA
- a CDS encoding TPM domain-containing protein has translation MKKIFALLFFTFCFCFAINFNEQINDEAQIFSKNEKAELLSLVQNYEQNSTTQIAIVTLKSLENKSIEEISLEIARGYKLGQKQSSNGVLLIIALNERKIRIEVGYGLEGMLTDAISSQIINDVIVPKFKQGDMGGGVIEGIRAIIKVASGEEFESESDEEEIPFGIVAFFAGMISCFISGFLGKFFMRVGFSACFVGLISTVFEQFFGVKSYFIVFAIVFVIFFIILKNAFKKNAQSKNTHSDFRRDRSDSNSSGSGHSSSSRGGGFSGGGGGFGGGGASGSW, from the coding sequence ATGAAGAAAATTTTTGCTCTTTTATTTTTTACATTTTGCTTTTGTTTTGCCATAAATTTTAACGAGCAGATAAATGACGAGGCTCAAATTTTCTCTAAAAATGAGAAAGCTGAGCTTTTAAGCTTGGTGCAAAATTACGAGCAAAATAGTACGACGCAAATTGCTATCGTGACTCTTAAATCACTAGAAAATAAAAGCATAGAAGAGATCTCTCTTGAGATAGCTAGAGGCTACAAGCTGGGACAAAAACAAAGCAGCAATGGAGTGCTTTTAATAATCGCTTTAAACGAGAGAAAAATACGTATAGAAGTTGGTTATGGACTTGAAGGCATGCTAACTGACGCTATATCAAGCCAGATCATAAATGATGTGATAGTGCCTAAATTTAAGCAAGGCGATATGGGCGGTGGCGTGATAGAGGGCATAAGAGCCATTATAAAAGTAGCTAGTGGCGAAGAATTTGAAAGCGAGAGTGATGAAGAAGAGATACCGTTTGGAATAGTTGCCTTTTTTGCTGGCATGATCTCGTGTTTTATCTCTGGCTTTTTAGGTAAATTTTTTATGCGAGTTGGCTTTAGTGCGTGTTTTGTAGGGCTGATATCTACGGTATTTGAGCAATTTTTTGGCGTGAAAAGTTACTTCATTGTCTTTGCCATTGTGTTTGTAATATTTTTTATTATTTTAAAAAACGCCTTCAAAAAAAATGCTCAAAGCAAAAATACACACAGTGACTTTAGGCGCGATAGATCAGACTCAAATAGCAGTGGCAGTGGCCATTCAAGCAGTTCAAGAGGTGGTGGCTTTAGTGGCGGTGGAGGCGGTTTTGGCGGAGGTGGAGCAAGTGGTAGTTGGTAA